The Methylobacterium durans nucleotide sequence AGGTGCTTCCTCACGCGCTAGCTAGATTCAGCCGACGGTTTTAACCGCGGCGAGCGCGTTCAGGCGAGTTGAGCCGCGCTTCAATTCGTGGGGCGGGGCAAGAACGCGTGGTTTCGGCTGCCGAACAGTCGCTGGGTGTGCTCATTCGGAAGTTGGAGTCGATCGCCCCGCTGTCGCCGGAGGAGCGGCAGGCGCTCGCGCGACTGCCCTTCACCGTCCGGATGCTGTCGCCGGGCCAGGATATCGTGCGCGAGGGCGACCGGACGACGCAATGTTGCCTCGTCGTCCAAGGTTGGACCGGCCGCTACCGGCTGCTGACCCGGGGACGGCGCCAGATCTTCTCGTTTCACATCCCTGGCGACATTCCCGATCTGGAGAGCCTGCACCGTCCAGTGATGGACCACAGCGTCGCGAGCCTCACCAAGACGATGGTGGCCCTGATCCCCCACGAGAACCTGCGCGAGTTGACCGCCTCGCATCCTGGGCTCGCCAGCGCCTTCTGGCGCAGCACGCTCGTCGACGGCGCCATCTTCCGCGCCTGGATGCTCGGCCTCGGCCGCCGCTCGGCTTTCGAGCACATGGCGCATCTGTTCTGTGAACTGTATTTGAAGTTGCGAGCGGTCGGGCTCGCGGGCGACGGCCGCTATCCGCTGCCGATCACGCAGGTGGATCTCGGCGACGCGCTGGGATTGTCGAACGTCCACGTCAATCGCGTGCTGCAGGTGTTGCGGGGGCAGAAGCTGATCAGCTTGCACAGCAGCACCCTCGTCATCGAGGATTGGGCCGCCCTCGTCCGGATCTCGGAGTTCGATCCGGCCTATCTCGGCCTGGAGAAGCAGGCCGTCCTCTGAGTCTTGCCGGCTCGCGGAGCCTGTCTGCGTAGTTCAGCCGAGGATCGTCAGGATCTGCCAAGCCGACCAGGCCGTCAGTCCGACGGATGCCTTCAGCAGAAGGACGATGCAGAGCCAGGGCACGTCGGGATCCTCAATCTTCGCGTGGTCTCAAGATTGTTCAACCTGTGCGAACGCGCGCGAAAGTTGCAATCGGATTCGGCGGGCCGGCGTGGCTTATCCGGCATGAACC carries:
- a CDS encoding Crp/Fnr family transcriptional regulator, with protein sequence MESIAPLSPEERQALARLPFTVRMLSPGQDIVREGDRTTQCCLVVQGWTGRYRLLTRGRRQIFSFHIPGDIPDLESLHRPVMDHSVASLTKTMVALIPHENLRELTASHPGLASAFWRSTLVDGAIFRAWMLGLGRRSAFEHMAHLFCELYLKLRAVGLAGDGRYPLPITQVDLGDALGLSNVHVNRVLQVLRGQKLISLHSSTLVIEDWAALVRISEFDPAYLGLEKQAVL